GGATTTAATGAATTTTCCCTTGTTCAGCATGCGTTACGCTTACGAGCCTATGATTATTTGCTAAAGCCTGTGCAAGATGAGGATTTTCTGTCAACGTTAGCAAAGTTTAAGCAGGACTTCCTGAAGATAAGCACGCGATCGGAGGCATCCCAAAATGATTTGCAGCGGTTTGAATTTAAGCTGTTGAATGCACTGGAATCGCTTGATGTTGAACGAGCTTCACAAGTTATCGAAGATGGTCAGGTTATGTTAAGTGATCGAATTACGTTCACAGGATATGTTGACGAGATTGTCCGCATTACGAGCTTCTTCTTTAGTAAGCATCGGATTGTTGGCTTTGATAAGGAATTACGATTCTCATCGAATGATTTATGTAATTTATCTAACCTTCAACATGCGGTCAAGATTCGAATGGCTCATATCCGGGAACAAGGCGAGGATATCAATTCAGATAGCGTAATTATCAAGAAGGTGAAGGAGCATATTAACGAACATCTGCAGGATCAATTAACACTGACCGGAGTAGCAGAATTCGTGCACTTCAATCCCACCTATTTCAGTGAATATTTCAAGGAGAAAAGTGGGGAAACGTTTATTCAATATGTGACGCGTGTGAAAATTGAAAAGGCAAAGTCCATGTTAGCAGACCCATTAATCAAAATTAATGATATTTCGGATTGTTTGGGATATCAAGATCCCAGATCTTTTAGTAAAATGTTCAAGCTTTTTATGGGCATCACGCCGACGGAGTATCGAAATCTTCAACTTAGTCTACTACATACGGTATAAATTGACTTCTATCACGCTTCCCGTCCTTCCTAGGATATCGGAGGCGTTTGTTTTTTTAGGACTGATTTGAGATTTGGAGTACCCGAAGAATGGTTCCCTCTTCCGAAGATTAAACCGTTTTCATAACATAGGAATCAAACTACAATACAAGTAGATGGTCGCGACATCGAATATAACATCGGGGGTACAACACATGAACCGAATGAAATCTTTATTAATTAGTACTTTTGTAATCGTTCTCAGTGCCGGGCTACTAGGAGCATGTTCATCAAATAATTCAGAATCCAGTAAAGATTCCTCCGATAAAGCAGTGACTATTAACTATTATGACTGGACTGACGAACAGCCTTATATGACGAAGATTGTTAGTGCGTTTCAAGAGAAGTATCCGAATATTAAAGTGAATGCGAACTTTATTCCATCCAGTGATTATGTACAGAAAATGCTTGTGAACTTATCTACAGGTGGAGGGGATATGGATGTATTCGCATCACAGAATACATCGAATCTCTCAGAATATATTTCGAAGCAGGTGCTAGAGCCGTTAGATGATGTTGCAGCTTCAAGTGCTCTCTCCGGCATTTCAGAATCAATTAATCAATTGAAAAATAACGATCATATTTATGGTCTTCCATATCGTACAAGCAAATGGGCACTTTTTTATAATAAAGATCTATTCGATAAAGCGGGTGTTACTTATCCGGATAGCACTTGGACATGGGATGATTATGAACAAGCTGCTAAGAAGCTAACGAGTGGAAGCGGTCAGAGTAAGGTATACGGTTCAATGAGTTATCAAGCGGACAACACATGGTGGCGGGTGCTAGCTAACATCCAAGGAGCAAATAACCCCCTAAATGCGGACGAGCTCAAGACCTTTATGAAGGCGGTTGAGTACAACTATAATCTAACCTACACTTCGGGAGCACAGCAGCCTTTTGGTGAGTTAGTAGGGAATGCAGGGGCGGATTTTACAGGTCGTTTCTTGCAAGGCAATGTCGCTATGATGTGGAATGGTGACTGGGCTGTTCAAATGCTAAATGATGCAATTGCTCAAAAAGGAACAAAAGTAAACTACGACATTGCTCCGTTGCCTCATTGGGAGGATTCAGAGCCAGCGACAACAGGCTCCTTCGCGGTAGTGATGGTGAATAAAGCTTCAAAGAAAATTGATGCTGCGAAGAAATTTGCAGAGTTCCTCGCTTCTGAAGATGCAGCTAAAATTATTGCGGATAACGGGCTATTAACGCCATGGACAACAGACGCAGTAAATCAAGCTTATTTAACGAAGTTATCAACACCAGCGAACGCCAAAGTATTGGTAGATCCGATCAAGGTTCTGAGCCAGGTCCCAATGGATCCATTATTTAATCAGGGCTTGAGCATTGTGAAGGAAGAAGCTTCACTCTACTTGTTGCAAAAGCAATCCATCGAAGAAACCACTAAGAAAATCGAAAGTCGTATCCAAAAAGAAGTGAAATAGCACAATGACGCGTTAAAAGTTCTGGCATTCAATCAGAAGGGTTAACGCGTCGGATCTTCAGACAACGAGGTGAGACCATGGATTTGAGAAACTGGAGAAAGTACGGCATTGCCTACTTATTCCTAGCGCCCAGTTTGATTGGATTAATCGTATTTAAGCTATACCCTATTGTAAAAACACTAATTCTTAGCTTCACGCAATGGGATGGATTTCAGCCATACAAGTTTATCGGGCTAGCTAATTATAAAGATCTCCTAACGGATGAAACGTTCAAAATATCGTTGGTCAACAACTTACTGTACACACTTGTTACAGTACCGATTACCATTGTTTTATCCATTTTATTGGCAATGCTGATGAATTTTAAAGTTCGTGGGATTAAAGGCTTTCGATTGTTGTACTTCTTTCCTAATATTACTGCGGCGATCGCAATCGGGATTATTTGGGCCGCGATGTTCGAACAGTATGGGCCTATTAATACGATTTTGAGAGCTTTTGGAGTGGGTAATCCGCCGGGATGGCTTGCATCGACATCATTAGCACTGCCAGCGATTATGCTGGTTAGTATTTGGAAAAGCGTTGGATACAACGCAGTGATCCTGTTTGCTGGATTGCAGGGAGTACCACGCCATTTATATGAGGCAGCAGAGCTCGATGGAGCAGGGCGGTTTAAGAGATTTATCCATGTTACACTCCCAGGCTTGTCACCTGTAATTTACTTTACGGTAATGACAGGGATTATCTACTCGTTCCAAGTATTTGATACGGTGATGTCCATGACACAGGGTGGGCCAGGAAGATCGACGAATGTTCTTGTTTACTATATTTACAATACAGCCTTCCAGAACTATCACTTTGGTGCTGCGTCGGCCATGTCTTATGTGTTGTTTGTGATCATCTTGATCCTGACCCTTATCCAAACGAAAGCACAAAAGCGTTGGGTATCCTACTAGCTAGAGAAAGGGGTGTGTACTCGTGGAGTTGACCATTAGTCATGTACCAAAAAAGCCTAAAATGACTAAGACTATTATAAAGAATGTGTGTGTATATATATTGCTGTTACTTGTCGCTTTTGTTACAGTGCTTCCATTCATATGGATGGTATCGGCCTCGTTAAAGACGCAAGCAACGATCTTCCAGAATTCGATGCAGCTGATCCCGAAGGATCCAGTGTGGTCAAATTATGGCGATGTATGGCGCAAGGTGCCGTTTGCTACCTTTTATCTGAATACGATCAAGATTACGATTTTATCTACGGTGGGAACATTGATATCTGCATCACTTGCTGCCTATGCCTTTGCAAAATTGAAATTTCCGGGAAATGACAAGCTGTTCTTATTGTTTCTCGCAACGATGATGATTCCAGGGCAAGCTATTATGATTCCTCAATTTGAGATTATGAAGAACCTAGGTCTAGTAAATACGCATTGGGCATTAATCTTGCTAACCTTATTTAATCCTTATGGCGTATTTCTACTTCGTCAGTTCTTGCTACAGCTGCCGGATGATTTGAATGAATCAGCGCGAATTGATGGTTGCTCTGAATTTGGTATCTTTATGCGGATTATTATGCCTCTTGCGAAGCCGGCATTGGTCACATTGGGTATATTTACACTGCTTGGCTCGTGGAATGATTTTCTCAATCCGCTAATCTACCTGAGTCAGGAAAAGCTATATACAATTCAATTAGGTATTCGCTATTTCCAACAAGTTAACGGTGCGGACTATCCATTAATCATGGCAGCAACAACGATGTCATTAATTCCGATGATCATCATCTATCTATTCGCTCAGCGTTACTTTATTGAAGGGATTGCAGTTACAGGAACAAAAGGATAATATGGGCTTTTAAATAGGATATCTACTTTTAATGAAAGTTAAAAGACGAGATGTCCTCCTTTTGTTTCATAATCATATGAGAAGAAAGGAAGATACATATTGAATCAAAAAAGATTGTTTAATGATGGCTGGGAATTTGCGAAGAGTACCTTAGAAGTGACGGATGGTAAGTCCTTGAATTTTCAGCCTGTCGACCTCCCTCATGATTGGCTGATATATAATACGCTAGACTTGTATGAGAACGGCATTGGCTGGTATCGAAAGCGCTTTACAAGTGAGAAGAAGGGTAATCAGCTATTGTTATGCTTTGATGGTGTTTATATGGACTCTACCCTTTATGTGAATGAGCAATATATTGGGGAATGGAAATACGGTTATTCTTCCTTTGAGTACGAGATTACAGACGCCATTCTAGAGGGAGAGAACGAAATTCTGGTCAAGGTCGTGCACGAGAGTCCCAATAGTAGATGGTATTCAGGAGCGGGTATCTATCGGAATGTATGGCTCAAGACAAGAGATTGTAATCACATCGTGACAGATGGAATTTATGTTCATACGGTACAAAAGGATGACGATTGGCGAGTGGAGGTCAACACCGATGTGAACATTACAGAGGATATGTGGCTTTCCCAAACCATTCTGTATAAGGATCGAGTGATCAAGAGCTGTGTAGAGAAGCTTTCTGCTGGAGATCAAGCTACCTCACGTGTATGTCAGGTGCTATCTGTCGAGAAGCCTTTACTATGGAGCACGGATGAGCCGCATTTATATCAGCTAAAAACAGAATTGCAACATATAGCATCTGATCAGAGTTCAACCATTGAGGAAGTAACACAGAGTGTAGGCTTTCGAACGATTGTACTGGATCCGCAAGAGGGCATGCTTCTTAATGGGGTAAAGATTAAGCTTAACGGGGTTTGTGAGCATCATGATCTTGGAGCATTGGGATCAGCGTTTTATACTGCTGCATTGCGAAGAAGATTTGAGATCTTAAAGGACATGGGCGTGAATGCGATACGTACTGCTCATAATATGCCTGCTGCAGAGCTTATGGATTTAGCGGACGAAATGGGTCTGCTTGTTGTTTCGGAAGCCTTTGATATGTGGGAGCGATCAAAGACCACGTATGATTATGCAAGATTCTTTAAGGATTGGGCGTTAAGAGATGTGCAGAGCTGGGTTATGCGAGATCGTAATCATCCAAGCTTGTTTATGTGGAGTATTGGCAATGAAATATATGATACGCATGCTGACAAGCGAGGGCAAGAAATTACGAGCATGCTGATGGAAGCCGTGCTTCAATATGATCCAAAAGGCAATGGGAAAGTGACCATTGGATCGAATTATATGCCATGGGAAAATGCCCAGAAATGTGCGGATATCGTAAAGGTGGCAGGCTATAATTACGCGGAGAAATATTACCATCAGCATCACGCGGAGCATCCCGACTGGATCATCTATGGAAGTGAGACCGCCTCTATTGTGCAGAGCAGAGGAATATATCACTTCCCATTCGAGCAATCCATCCTGGCTGACGACGATGAGCAATGCTCTGCGCTAGGCAATAGCGCAACAAGCTGGGGAGCGAAGTCAGCAGAAGCATGTATTATCGCAGAGCGAGATGCGGCATTCTCATTGGGTCAATTTATCTGGACCGGCTTTGACTATATTGGTGAACCTACGCCGTATCATACGAAGAACTCGTACTTCGGGCAGATTGATACAGCGACCTTTAAGAAGGATTCTTATTATATCTATCAATCAGCTTGGACGAATTACAAGAAGAATCCCATGGTTCATATTTTTCCCTATTGGGATTTCAATCCAGGTCAAATGATCGATGTTCGAGTCTGCTCGAATGCACCGAAGATAGAATTGCAATTCAATGGTGAGACTGTAGGGACCTATGATATCGATCATGAGCATGGAACACAGTTAGCGGGTTGGTGGAAGATGCCTTATGAACCAGGCGAGCTCAAAGCAATCGCTTACGATGAGTCTGGACAAATCATTGCTGTAGACATTAGGAAATCGTTCGGAGACGCGAGTCGAATCTGCTTGAAGGCTGATAAGGCTACGCTCCTTGCCGACGGCACAGATTTAATCTTCGTCGAAATTACGATGGAGGATGAGAACGGTCATGCAGTTGAGAATGCAAACAATCGCGTTCAGGTTCAGGTGAGCGGGGCGGGCCGATTGATCGGTTTAGATAATGGAGATAGCACTGACTATGATCAGTACAAAGGTACGAGTAGACGGTTGTTCAGCGGTAAGCTAATGGCGATTGTTGCTGCGGACTTAGAGGTAGGTACGATTACGTTTGAGGTTACATCGAAAGGTGTAGAAGGTAGTAAGCTGCAGCTTCAATCGATCCCTATGATAGATCATAGAATAGGCATTTCAGCAAACACAAGAAATTTAGATTTGCCATGTGTGATAGGAAATGCAGAAGAAATTCCTTTGCGAAAAATAGAAATTATAAGTCATTCTGGACAACAGTTTAATGAAAATAGAAGAGAAATGCTCGTAAGCGCAAACCTTTATCCTGTAGATACTTCCTATTCTGAAGTGGAGTGGAGCATTGTAAATGATGCAGGGATCGAATCTAATCTAGCGCGGATCGAATCGTTTGGACAAGAAGCCAAGATCACGGCATTAGGAGATGGGAATTTCCGCGTCCGCTGTATGAGTAAGAACGGTACAGAGAAGACCAAGCTCATTTCTCAGTTGGAATTTACGGCGAGTGGTTTGGGAACGGCTTTCAAGGATCCGTATGGATTTATTTCTGGTGGCCTATATGACGAGGTGAAAGGCGAAGTCGGAAACGGAAATGAACGAGGCGTAGCGACGAGTCGAGATGGTGAGACACAGGTTGTTTATCGGGACATTGATTTTGGACCTTATGGCTCGGATTTGATATCGATTCCCCTATTCGCATTGACTAGCGAACCCTATGCGCTCCAGATTTGGGAAGGCATGCCGGACGAAGAGAACAGTGAGCTTTTGGCAGACGTTATTTATCAGAAGGAATCGAAATGGAATGTTTATCAGGAGGCAACCTATCAATTATCCAAGAGACTCACTGGTATTACCTCTATTTGTTTCGTATTGCAGAAAAAGGTGCACATTAAAGGCTTTTCATTTGTGAAAAAGAACCGAGCGTTCGAGCAGAACAGGGCTGCAGATTGCGATCGTATTTATGGTGACTCATTCACCATCGCGGAACAGGGTGTTGAAGGGATCGGGAATAATGTATCCCTTGTGTTCGAGCAGATGGATTTTACCACGAAAGGTACTTCAAAGCTTGTCATTTGTGGGAGATCACCGATCGATAAGAATACCATTCATATTCGCTTCGAAGAGGGTGAAGAGTCTAGCAATCAACTGATCGAGTTTACTCAATCAGATGGGTATGTAGAGCGTGTATTTGAGTTGGAGAAAATGACAGGGATGCAGATGGTAACTTTTATCTTCCTACCTGGAAGTCAGTTCGATTTCGGCTGGTTCCGGTTCGAATGCTAGTTCATCAGTTCAACTATAACGATAAATGAGGTGCGAGCATATGTTAACAGGCAAGATGAATGCTGCAATTATGGATAAGCAATTATCGATTTCTGTGAAACAAATAGATATTCCCGTTCCTAAGGATAACGAAGCGCTGATCAAGGTGTATTGTATCGGAATATGTGGTTCGGATGTTCATTACTATGAGCATGGGAGAATCGGTCGTTATGTAGTGAAGGAACCGATCATATTAGGCCATGAGCTGGCTGGTGAAGTTGTTGAGGTTGGAAAGAAGGTGTCCAATATTACTGTAGGTGACCGAGTAGCGGTTGAGCCAGGAGTTACCTGTGGACATTGCGACTATTGTAAATCAGGACGATATAATTTGTGCCCAGATGTTGCATTTCTTGCAACACCCCCAGTAAATGGGGCTTGGGCGGAATACATCGTTATGCCAAGTGATTATCTATTTAAGCTTCCGGATTCCATGAGCTATGAGGAAGGTGCGATGCTTGAGCCGTTGTCGGTTGGTTTTCATGCGATGATGCGTGGTAAGGTTCAGCCGTTCGATCGAGTGCTTATAACAGGTTTGGGTCCGATCGGACTGCTTGCAGGACAAGCAGCAAAGCTATTTGGTGTTTCTGAAATCTATGGAACGGACGTTGTGCCTTTCCGGCGTGAACTTGCTATGGATATGGGCTTTACCGCAGCACTAGATCCAGTAAATGAGAGTGTTGAACAGCGACTAAACGAGTTAACGGGCGGATCTGGAGTTACACTCGTCGTGGAGTCATCAGGTAACGCACAAGCGATGGCGGATACAATCAAGTTGGTTCGCCGTGGAGGGAGAATTGTGTTTGTCGGTTTACCAGCCGATGGTGTTATTCCGATGGATATGGGACAATTTATCGATGCCGAAATCGATGCTTATGGTGTTTTTCGTTACGCGAATACCTATCCTGCCGCGATCCAAGCGTTGCAGCATTCATCTTTAGAGATAGAGAAGATCGTTACACATCGCTTTGCGCTTACAGATACTCAAGAAGCCCTTGAAGTAGCACGTAAAGAGAAGGATACCAGCATTAAAGTGATGATTTATCCGAATATGCCTTAATGTGCGTTATGAAAAAAAGACGCTCCATTCGATCAGATCGGATGGGGCGTCTTCGCGTTATTACGTTTTAATATAATCCGCAAAATTCTCTAGTAAGTATAAGGAGTTAATATCTTCACGCAAATGATGCTGGACTAACTCGTCAATCTTATCTACTTCATGGTTTGTCATGCAATCCAGGATCATGTGATGCTCGCTCAAAATTTTCTCCAGCTTTTCTTGCTTTAGCATATGCAAGCGACGATACCTTTCATAATGCACATTGGATAACTTAATAAGCTTCCACAAAAATTCATGTCCTGCTAATGTGAATAGCGTCTTATGAAAGGTGTCATCCAAGGTAAGAAAGTGGTCAAGTGCATGCTCCTCTTGTATCGCGCTACTTTGTTCTTCTAAGTTCTTCTTAAGCTCCAGAATTCCTTTAAGAGGAAGGCTGCCGGATAGACCTTTGATAATATCTTTTTCCAGTACACTTCTTAAATAGATGATTTGCTCGACGGATTCCAAATCAATGTATGAAACAATATTTCCTTTTTTCGGATACACATTAATATAGGACTCGAGTGATAGCTGCTTTAGTACATCGCGCAAAGGCGTTCTGGATATCTGAAACCGTTCGGACAATACCGTCTCACTCAGAATGGTTCCAGGCTTTAGCGTTAGGTTAAGAATTTCGTGTTTTAATAGGTCCAAAATATCTTTTTTGGTGGACATGAGGTTACGTCTCCATTGCCATTGAATTTGTAATTAGTATACATGATGCGGGATGTTGACAGAAGAAAGTTATTTCAATTATATATTTGTGACATCTTGTATACAAGTTGTAAATAAATTTATTAATATTATTGACAACGTATGTAGTTTCATTCTAATATTTGAATATATTATCTTGTATACAAGATCACTGCACATTAAATTATAGGAGGTTTTATCCAGATGAACATGACATGGAGATGGTATGGGGAAGGCAATGACAACATTACGCTTGATCATATTCGGCAAATTCCGGGGGTAATGGGAATTGTCTGGTCACTGCATCATAAGGTAGCAGGCGAAGTGTGGGAAATGGATGAAATTGAAAAGGTTGCGAATCAAATTACGAGCAAAGGGTTTAGCACTGCCGTAGTGGAAAGCGTAAACGTTCATGATGATATCAAAATTGGACTTCCGACGCGTGATCAATATATCGACATTTACATAGACACTATCCGGAAGCTAGCCAAGGTAGGTGTTAAAGTGATCTGTTACAATTTCATGCCGATCTTTGATTGGACGCGGACGGAGCTGTACAAGGAATTACCAGATGGCTCAAATGCTCTTTTTTATGAAAATGCGGCCATTAATGAGAACCCACGTGACATGGTCAATCGCATTCTGGAAGGGGCTGGCGAATTTACGATGCCTGGCTGGGAGCCGGAGCGACTTGCGAAGCTCGATGAGCTATTCGCCGCTTATGCAGATGTAACGGAAGATAAGCTATTCGAGAATTTGACCTATTTTCTGAAGCGGATTATACCTGTCTGTGAGGAAGTAGACGTTAAAATGGCTATTCATCCCGATGACCCCGCGTGGCCGATCTTTGGTTTGCCCCGCATTGTTCGCAGCCGCGATACGATCCGCCGATTACTCGACGCAGTAGATAGTCCATATAATGGATTAACCTTCTGTACAGGGTCGCTGGGTACGAATCCACAGAACGATCTGCCAGCGATGATTCGGGAATTCTGTAATCGGATTCATTTTGCCCATATTCGGAATGTTAAGGTTTTTGAGAACGGTGATTTTATTGAGGTATCTCATCGCGGACGAGATGGCAGTGTGGATGTGGCAGAGGTCGTCAAAGCGTATCATGAGAACGGATTTACGGGGTATGTGCGTCCAGATCATGGTCGTCACTTGTGGGGAGAAGAGAAGAATTGCCGCCCAGGTTACGGGCTGTATGATAGAGCTATGGGGATCATGTATTTGCTTGGCGTATGGGACAGCTTGGAGAATACGACGGGGGTGAAGTGAATGCTGCTCTTAACAAGAGAGAGTATTCAATCAAATGCTGAGGCGTGGAAGGATGCAGACGTGGAGCTTCCTCAGTTTGATTATGAGCAGGTGGCGAAGAACACGTTCGTGAAGCCGGAATGGATTCATTTTGGAGCAGGTAATATTTTTCGTGGATTTGTAGCAAATGCTCAACAGAAGTTATTGGAGCTTGGGAAAGCAGATACAGGGATTATCGCTGCTACCTCCTTTGACTACGAGCTGATCGATAAGATTTATAAGCCGCATGATAATTTAACACTTCTTGTGCTAATGAATGCACGTGGCGAGTTTACGAAGAAGGTCATTAGCAGCATTACTGAGGCGATTATTGCAAACAAGAATCGAGCGCAAGATCACAGCCGTCTAATTGAAATATTTGAAAATCCGAGCTTGCAGATGGCTAGCTTCACCATCACGGAGAAAGGCTATGCTTTGACGGATCCTAATGGAATTTATCTTGATATCGTGAAGAATGATATAGAACAAGGACCTGAGCAGCCTGTACACAGCATGAGTGTTGTCGCTTCACTTGCTTATAGACGATATCTTAAAGGTCAGTATCCGATGACATTTGTTAGTATGGATAACTGCTCGCATAACGGGGATTTGCTGAGAAATAGCGTGATTACTATCGCCAAAGCATGGGCTGTGAAAGGGCATGTGGATGAAGGCTTCGTAACGTATCTCGAAGACGAGAGCCGCATTACATTCCCATTGTCGATGATCGATAAAATCACACCCCGCCCGTCAGAAGTTGTTAGAAATGGCTTACAGGAGCAAGGAATTGGCGGAATGGATATCCTTATAACCTCGAGAAACACCCATACCGCACCTTTCGTTAACGCAGAGGTCAGTGAATATCTGGTCATAGAGGATAAGTTTACGAATGGGCGACCATTATTAGAAGAAGCGGGTATCATATTCACAGATCGTGAGACCGTGAACAGGGTGGAAACGATGAAGGTTACGACCTGTCTCAACCCATTGCATACTGCATTAGCGGTCACTGGATGCCTGCTAGGCTATACTCAGATATCGGATGAGATGCAGGATCAGACATTGCGTACATTGGTTGAGAGGATTGGCTACAAGGAAGGATTGCCTGTAGTTGTAGATCCGATCATTCTAAGTCCACAGCAATTCTTGGATGAAGTGCTACAAGAGCGATTTGCGAATCCGTTTATTCCAGACACCCCGCAGCGAATTGCGACAGATACGTCGCAGAAGGTAGGCATTCGCTATGGGGAAACGATCAAATCCTATGTACAACGAGAGGATCTTAATCCAGCGGATTTGACGGCGATTCCCTTAGCGATTGCTGCGTGGTGCCGCTATTTGATCGGAGTGGATGACGAAGGGAATTCATTTGAGCTCAGTCCTGATCCATTAATGGAGTCACTTCAAGAACATCTGCAAGGCGTGACTTTGGGAGACTCAGCTTCGAATGTTCATGAGATTCTAAACAATGAGAAGATCTTTGGTGTACCGTTGTATGAAATCGGCCTTGGTAGCAAGATTGAAGGATATTTTTATGAAATGCTAAAGGGTCCAGGATCTGTACGGAGAACGTTGGAAAAGTATTTGAATGAAGTGATATTGTAGGTCTCATTCTTAATAAGCCTCATGGAGTAAAGCCACTGCACCCCGCAGAGCTATACCCCATGAGGCTTTTTCGCGTCTAGTCCATTTGGTTTACCTAGCTAGAGTACTTTAGTACGCTAAAATACCTACTTTTTCAAAAAAATAATAATAGTTAATATTTCCATAACATTCCTCTGCAACAGAGTTGACAATTGTAAACGAAAATGACATTAGCAGTTACCTATATGAAAAGGGTGAATCTAATTGAAAAACAGTAAATGGATTAGCGCAACGTTGGCTTCAGCACTTCTTGCAACAGTAAGCGTTGGGAGTGTATCTGCAGCTAGCATCGGCAGTAATGTAAAAGCTGTAGCTACCAATCAGTCCGCTGCTAAAACAGCAGTTAAAGAAGGTACAGCTACTTGGAATGTAAACGGTACGCCGGTTGTGTTTAACACCATTAATAGCAGTGGTTACAAGCTTTACTCGCTGAATCAGGTAGCTGGTGAAATTGGAGCTAAGCTAGTGCTGGGAGCAGGCGGGTTTGAACTTAATGACAGCAAAGGATTACATAATGTTCTACTCAAAACAGGCTCAAAGAGCTATCAAGTAGATGGTACTTCCGAATCGTTCACAGTTGCTCCAGTATTTTATAACGGTAAAACCTACGTAGAGCTTACTAAGTTAGTTAACGCACTAGGTGGAGAGCTGGATGCTGATGCTAGCACGATTCTAAGCTTTGCTCGTCCTGAAGGATCGTTTGATACTTTGCACTGGACAGCAGCTGGAAGTCTGATTGCGAACAAAAGCGATGCAGAATCCGCTCAGCTTATCAAATTCACTACTGACCCAGGTAACTACGAAGTATTCTCGTCGGATGACAGTGCGGTAGATTTTGCGGTATCGCCCGATCAACAGTGGGGAGCGTTCAACGATGAGACTGGTTTGCTGAATCTGATTAACTTGTCTAGTGGTGCTATTAAGAAGCTAGGTACTGACAACAGTGTGAAGACGGATCTAGTTTGGTCCAAGGATGGTAAGAAG
This window of the Paenibacillus sp. FSL R10-2734 genome carries:
- a CDS encoding sugar ABC transporter substrate-binding protein → MNRMKSLLISTFVIVLSAGLLGACSSNNSESSKDSSDKAVTINYYDWTDEQPYMTKIVSAFQEKYPNIKVNANFIPSSDYVQKMLVNLSTGGGDMDVFASQNTSNLSEYISKQVLEPLDDVAASSALSGISESINQLKNNDHIYGLPYRTSKWALFYNKDLFDKAGVTYPDSTWTWDDYEQAAKKLTSGSGQSKVYGSMSYQADNTWWRVLANIQGANNPLNADELKTFMKAVEYNYNLTYTSGAQQPFGELVGNAGADFTGRFLQGNVAMMWNGDWAVQMLNDAIAQKGTKVNYDIAPLPHWEDSEPATTGSFAVVMVNKASKKIDAAKKFAEFLASEDAAKIIADNGLLTPWTTDAVNQAYLTKLSTPANAKVLVDPIKVLSQVPMDPLFNQGLSIVKEEASLYLLQKQSIEETTKKIESRIQKEVK
- a CDS encoding sugar ABC transporter permease, with protein sequence MDLRNWRKYGIAYLFLAPSLIGLIVFKLYPIVKTLILSFTQWDGFQPYKFIGLANYKDLLTDETFKISLVNNLLYTLVTVPITIVLSILLAMLMNFKVRGIKGFRLLYFFPNITAAIAIGIIWAAMFEQYGPINTILRAFGVGNPPGWLASTSLALPAIMLVSIWKSVGYNAVILFAGLQGVPRHLYEAAELDGAGRFKRFIHVTLPGLSPVIYFTVMTGIIYSFQVFDTVMSMTQGGPGRSTNVLVYYIYNTAFQNYHFGAASAMSYVLFVIILILTLIQTKAQKRWVSY
- a CDS encoding response regulator: MLRLLVVDDEWLIRKGIVRMIERLCDGDMVVEEAANGKEAIERIQQSQFDLIFCDIKMPELDGIQTLEELTRLGFRVPVVFLTGFNEFSLVQHALRLRAYDYLLKPVQDEDFLSTLAKFKQDFLKISTRSEASQNDLQRFEFKLLNALESLDVERASQVIEDGQVMLSDRITFTGYVDEIVRITSFFFSKHRIVGFDKELRFSSNDLCNLSNLQHAVKIRMAHIREQGEDINSDSVIIKKVKEHINEHLQDQLTLTGVAEFVHFNPTYFSEYFKEKSGETFIQYVTRVKIEKAKSMLADPLIKINDISDCLGYQDPRSFSKMFKLFMGITPTEYRNLQLSLLHTV
- a CDS encoding carbohydrate ABC transporter permease, whose amino-acid sequence is MTKTIIKNVCVYILLLLVAFVTVLPFIWMVSASLKTQATIFQNSMQLIPKDPVWSNYGDVWRKVPFATFYLNTIKITILSTVGTLISASLAAYAFAKLKFPGNDKLFLLFLATMMIPGQAIMIPQFEIMKNLGLVNTHWALILLTLFNPYGVFLLRQFLLQLPDDLNESARIDGCSEFGIFMRIIMPLAKPALVTLGIFTLLGSWNDFLNPLIYLSQEKLYTIQLGIRYFQQVNGADYPLIMAATTMSLIPMIIIYLFAQRYFIEGIAVTGTKG
- a CDS encoding glycoside hydrolase family 2 TIM barrel-domain containing protein; translation: MNQKRLFNDGWEFAKSTLEVTDGKSLNFQPVDLPHDWLIYNTLDLYENGIGWYRKRFTSEKKGNQLLLCFDGVYMDSTLYVNEQYIGEWKYGYSSFEYEITDAILEGENEILVKVVHESPNSRWYSGAGIYRNVWLKTRDCNHIVTDGIYVHTVQKDDDWRVEVNTDVNITEDMWLSQTILYKDRVIKSCVEKLSAGDQATSRVCQVLSVEKPLLWSTDEPHLYQLKTELQHIASDQSSTIEEVTQSVGFRTIVLDPQEGMLLNGVKIKLNGVCEHHDLGALGSAFYTAALRRRFEILKDMGVNAIRTAHNMPAAELMDLADEMGLLVVSEAFDMWERSKTTYDYARFFKDWALRDVQSWVMRDRNHPSLFMWSIGNEIYDTHADKRGQEITSMLMEAVLQYDPKGNGKVTIGSNYMPWENAQKCADIVKVAGYNYAEKYYHQHHAEHPDWIIYGSETASIVQSRGIYHFPFEQSILADDDEQCSALGNSATSWGAKSAEACIIAERDAAFSLGQFIWTGFDYIGEPTPYHTKNSYFGQIDTATFKKDSYYIYQSAWTNYKKNPMVHIFPYWDFNPGQMIDVRVCSNAPKIELQFNGETVGTYDIDHEHGTQLAGWWKMPYEPGELKAIAYDESGQIIAVDIRKSFGDASRICLKADKATLLADGTDLIFVEITMEDENGHAVENANNRVQVQVSGAGRLIGLDNGDSTDYDQYKGTSRRLFSGKLMAIVAADLEVGTITFEVTSKGVEGSKLQLQSIPMIDHRIGISANTRNLDLPCVIGNAEEIPLRKIEIISHSGQQFNENRREMLVSANLYPVDTSYSEVEWSIVNDAGIESNLARIESFGQEAKITALGDGNFRVRCMSKNGTEKTKLISQLEFTASGLGTAFKDPYGFISGGLYDEVKGEVGNGNERGVATSRDGETQVVYRDIDFGPYGSDLISIPLFALTSEPYALQIWEGMPDEENSELLADVIYQKESKWNVYQEATYQLSKRLTGITSICFVLQKKVHIKGFSFVKKNRAFEQNRAADCDRIYGDSFTIAEQGVEGIGNNVSLVFEQMDFTTKGTSKLVICGRSPIDKNTIHIRFEEGEESSNQLIEFTQSDGYVERVFELEKMTGMQMVTFIFLPGSQFDFGWFRFEC